TGGTCGTTGCGAGTTGTCCGCCTTGTGGCGGAATGCGGCAATGGCCCGGCAGGGCGGCGTGCCCGGCATGTGCCTTCCCCAACATGGTGTCCGTCCAATACGCCTCGCTGCGGGGTTTGCCGGGTGCGCCGCGCCTTACGGCGGGGCGCTGTCCGACTTCGTCGGAGCGCATTTGCCGCCGTCTTCCTCTCGCCATTCCTTCATCCCTGGAGCCTTCATGATTCCTTCCCAGATTGCCCGCGCCCTTGCCACGCTGGTGGCCATCCGTCGTCCCGTGTTCCTGTGGGGCGCGCCGGGCGTGGGCAAAAGCCGGGTGGTGGCGCAGGTTGCCCACGACCTTGGCATGGACCTGCGCGACGTTCGCGCCGTGCTGCTGGACCCCGTGGATCTGCGCGGCTTGCCGACCATCGACGCCACCGGGCGCGCCCGGTGGTGCTCGCCCTCGTTCCTGCCCGATGACGGGCGGGGCATCCTGTTCCTGGACGAACTGAACGCCGCGCCGCCGCTGGTGCAGGCCGCCTGCTACCAGCTGATTCTTGATCGCCAGCTTGGCGAATACCGCCTGCCTGATGGCTGGGCCGTGGTGGCGGCGGGCAATCGCGAACAGGACCGGGCGGTAACCCACCGCATGCCCACCGCGCTGGCCAACCGCATGGTGCATCTGGACTTCGAGACCGACCTCGAAGACTGGCTGGGCTGGGCGCAGTCCGCGAACATCCGTTCCGAGGTCACGGCCTTCCTGCGCTTTCGCCCGCGCCTGCTGCACGACTTCGACCCTGCCGTGGTCGACCGGGCCTTTCCCTCGCCACGCACGTGGGAATACGTGTCCGACATGCTGGCCGCCGGGCCGGACGAGGCCGTGGAATACGATCTGGTGCGCGGGGCCGTGGGCGAAGGGGCCGCCGCCGAATTCGCGGGCTTTCTGCGGGTGTGGCGCGACCTGCCGGAGCCGGACGCCGTGCTGGCCGCCCCGCACGAGGCCCCGGTGCCCGACGAACCCGCCGCCGCCTACGCCATATGCGAGGCGCTGGCCCGCCACGCCGCGCCCGGCACCATGGAGGCGCTGGTGTGCTACGCCGACCGCCTGCCCGTGGAATTCGGCGTGCTGCTGATGCGCGATTCCGTGCGCGCCGACACCACGGTGGTGGAAACCCCGTCCTTCGCGCGGTGGGCGCAGGCCAACGCCCACGTGCTGCTGTGAGCGGGGCCGTGCATCCGGAGATTGCGGACTTCCGGCCCGGCAGGCGGCCCGTTGGGCCGGTTCTGGAGGTTCTGCCGGATGGGGCGCGGGACGTGGCGCAAAGCGTGGCGCCGGACGGGATGCCGGGCGGACATGTCACCCCCTTGTGCGAGGCATATCTTTCTGCCGCGCCTGCCGCCGAGCGCCCGGGCGCATCCAACCTCCCCGTCGCCCCCGAATCACCCGCCCCTTGCGGCCCCACCGAAAGGGCGCTGGAAGCCGAGGCCCACGGACGCATGCTGCGCGCCCGCGCCGCGCTGGTGCTGGACCATCCCTTTTTCGGCTCGCTGGCCCTGCGGCTGCACCTGAAGGCGGACCCCGCCTGCGACGGCCTGTGGACCGACGGCGTGAGCCTGGGCTTCAACCCGCGCCGGGTGGCCGCCCTGCCGGACGCCATGGTCACGGCCATGCAGGCGCACGAGGTGCTGCACGTGGTCTGCGGCCACCACGTGCGCCGTGACGGGCGCGACGAAGGCCTGTGGAACCGCGCCTGCGACTACGCGGTGAACGGCATACTGCTGGATGCGGGCTTCACCCTGCCCGCCGGATTTCTGGACGCGCCGGAACATCGGGGCCGCACGGCGGAGGACATCTACGCCGTGCTTTCGCGCATGCAGGAAGAAGAGAAGGGCGGCGGCACCGGCGACAAGGCCCAGGGCGAGGCAGAGGCCAGCGGTGCGCGTTCCGGCGCCTCCGGCGACCAGCCGGAAGAAGCCCCGGCCACGCAGCGCCGCAGCGACCCGGAACAGGCGCCGCCGGAACTGCCGGAAGGGGACGATGCGGACGGGCGCGGCGGTGACCGCACGGGCGAGGGCGAAGGCCGCGACAACGTGGAAACGTCCTTTTCCGGCGAGGTGCGCGATCATCCCGCGTTGCAGGGTGACGCGTCAGACGCGGCCCGTCGCCGGGCCGAACGCGACCTGCGCATCGACCTGGGGCAGGCGGTGCAGGGGGCGCGCTTCATGGGCGACCTGCCCGCCGGGCTGGAACGGCTGGCCGGGCAGGCCCTGCACCCGCCGCTGGACTGGCGCACCCTGCTGCGCCGGTTCATCCGCCAGTGCACGGCCAACGACTATTCGTGGACGCCGCCCAACCGGCGCTACGTGCACATGGGGCTGCACCTGCCGTCATTGCGCTCGCAGGATCTGCCGGAACTGGTGCTGGTCATCGACAGCTCCGGCTCGGTGGACGACGCCGCGCTGGCCCGCTTCTGCGGCGAGGTGTCCGCCATATTGCAGGATTTCGACACCCGGCTCACGGTTATCTACTGCGACTGCGCCGTGCAGGAAGTGCTGCACCTGACGCGCTGGGATCTGCCCCTGCGCCTGACCCCGCGCGGCGGGGGCGGCACGGACTACCGCCCGGCCTTCGCCCGCGTGGATGCCGACGGCCTGCATCCGGCCTGCTTGATCTGCCTGACCGACCTTGAATGCAACCGTTTTCCCGCGCCGCCG
This genomic window from Nitratidesulfovibrio sp. SRB-5 contains:
- a CDS encoding AAA family ATPase — its product is MIPSQIARALATLVAIRRPVFLWGAPGVGKSRVVAQVAHDLGMDLRDVRAVLLDPVDLRGLPTIDATGRARWCSPSFLPDDGRGILFLDELNAAPPLVQAACYQLILDRQLGEYRLPDGWAVVAAGNREQDRAVTHRMPTALANRMVHLDFETDLEDWLGWAQSANIRSEVTAFLRFRPRLLHDFDPAVVDRAFPSPRTWEYVSDMLAAGPDEAVEYDLVRGAVGEGAAAEFAGFLRVWRDLPEPDAVLAAPHEAPVPDEPAAAYAICEALARHAAPGTMEALVCYADRLPVEFGVLLMRDSVRADTTVVETPSFARWAQANAHVLL
- a CDS encoding DUF2201 family putative metallopeptidase, yielding MLRARAALVLDHPFFGSLALRLHLKADPACDGLWTDGVSLGFNPRRVAALPDAMVTAMQAHEVLHVVCGHHVRRDGRDEGLWNRACDYAVNGILLDAGFTLPAGFLDAPEHRGRTAEDIYAVLSRMQEEEKGGGTGDKAQGEAEASGARSGASGDQPEEAPATQRRSDPEQAPPELPEGDDADGRGGDRTGEGEGRDNVETSFSGEVRDHPALQGDASDAARRRAERDLRIDLGQAVQGARFMGDLPAGLERLAGQALHPPLDWRTLLRRFIRQCTANDYSWTPPNRRYVHMGLHLPSLRSQDLPELVLVIDSSGSVDDAALARFCGEVSAILQDFDTRLTVIYCDCAVQEVLHLTRWDLPLRLTPRGGGGTDYRPAFARVDADGLHPACLICLTDLECNRFPAPPPYPVLWASTRPVGADGGDDAPPFGEVLTLHEGA